One region of Microbacterium sufflavum genomic DNA includes:
- a CDS encoding inositol monophosphatase family protein translates to MTQPPAATDLRADLALALRLADAADAQSLPRFDAADLEISTKADRSHVTDADLATERAVRSILESERPDDGIFGEEFGAQGATDRQWIIDPIDGTANFLRGVPLWGTMIALAVDGVPQVGVVSMPALGRRWWAAAGDGAWTAVDGEERRLTVSAVSSLDDASVSFQSIAQWRDAGHLDALLRLSDRVWRDRAYGDVYAYMLLAEGRLDMVAEFDVKEYDIAAAVAIVREAGGRMTSFEGSETISARSTLATNGVLHQDLLALLHDD, encoded by the coding sequence GTGACTCAGCCCCCTGCCGCGACCGACCTGCGCGCCGACCTTGCCCTCGCCCTCCGGCTCGCCGACGCGGCGGACGCCCAATCTCTGCCGCGCTTCGACGCCGCGGATCTGGAGATCTCCACCAAGGCCGACCGGTCGCATGTCACCGACGCCGACCTGGCGACCGAGCGTGCGGTGCGCAGCATCCTCGAGAGCGAACGGCCCGATGACGGCATCTTTGGCGAGGAGTTCGGCGCACAGGGGGCCACGGACCGACAGTGGATCATCGACCCGATCGACGGGACGGCGAATTTCCTGCGCGGCGTGCCGCTGTGGGGCACCATGATCGCTCTGGCGGTCGACGGGGTGCCCCAGGTCGGGGTGGTGAGCATGCCCGCGCTGGGACGACGCTGGTGGGCGGCCGCCGGCGACGGCGCGTGGACCGCCGTGGACGGCGAGGAACGACGACTGACGGTCTCCGCCGTGTCCTCCCTGGATGACGCGAGCGTGAGCTTCCAGAGCATCGCTCAGTGGCGGGACGCCGGGCACCTCGACGCCCTCCTGCGACTGTCGGACCGGGTCTGGCGGGACCGCGCCTACGGCGACGTGTACGCCTACATGCTGCTGGCCGAGGGCCGCCTCGACATGGTGGCCGAGTTCGATGTGAAGGAGTATGACATCGCGGCCGCCGTGGCGATCGTGCGCGAAGCCGGCGGCCGGATGACGTCCTTCGAAGGCAGCGAGACGATCTCCGCCCGCTCGACACTCGCCACCAACGGAGTCCTTCACCAGGACCTCCTCGCGCTCCTGCACGACGACTGA